In the genome of Patescibacteria group bacterium, one region contains:
- a CDS encoding DUF892 family protein yields MKYSSLEDIFILKLKSLYDIEHEIIKALPKMAKKASSPDLKAAFTEHCEQSIGQKERLEEAFEILGKKPQKTKVESIRGLVEDAKWLMDEDMTPEALDASLIGAAQYVEHLEMAGYGTARAWAEQLGYDDVAELLGETLTEEEETDQKLSQLAEDAMNVEAFMKSDKDEDIDEEKEAD; encoded by the coding sequence ATGAAATACAGTTCACTCGAAGACATTTTTATTCTCAAACTTAAATCACTCTATGATATTGAGCATGAGATTATCAAAGCTTTGCCAAAGATGGCCAAGAAAGCTTCAAGCCCAGATTTGAAAGCAGCTTTTACCGAGCATTGTGAACAAAGTATAGGACAGAAAGAACGTTTGGAAGAAGCATTTGAAATCCTTGGAAAGAAGCCTCAAAAGACAAAGGTTGAATCAATTAGAGGGCTTGTAGAAGACGCAAAATGGCTCATGGATGAAGATATGACGCCAGAAGCTCTTGATGCATCTCTTATTGGTGCAGCGCAGTATGTAGAGCATTTGGAAATGGCTGGATATGGTACGGCACGTGCATGGGCTGAACAATTGGGCTATGATGATGTTGCCGAGCTTTTGGGTGAGACACTTACTGAAGAAGAAGAGACTGATCAGAAGCTTAGTCAGCTTGCAGAAGATGCAATGAATGTAGAGGCTTTTATGAAAAGTGATAAAGATGAAGATATAGATGAGGAAAAAGAGGCAGATTAA
- the ftsZ gene encoding cell division protein FtsZ, giving the protein MPQVKPEVESFARIKVVGIGGSGKNAVNHMINSKVKGVEFVAINTDAQDLHNSLAKRKIHIGKNVTRGLGAGMNPELGKRAAEETKEEIQEALKGADMIFLAGGKGGGTGTGAMPVVAKVAKEMGALTVAVVTKPFFFEGQQRMRFAEQGIEELKKSVDAIIIIPNDRILNTIAKDTTAKQAFMLCDEILKQAVEGISDLITTPGVINVDFADIRAILDNAGSALMGIGMASGEKRAEEAAKGAINSPLLDLSIHGAKGVLFSIAGGDDLTMFEIQDAAKIITESVDPNAKIIFGTVRDEKLKKNELKVTVIASGFPEAGRRGVFQETVIPAQREVPVSEPVVERVPERQVIPPAQERGRIYNSVTPNPINPVNKDMREAPKPVDEKKNNDDDDWGAIPAFLRRSKIK; this is encoded by the coding sequence ATGCCACAAGTAAAACCCGAAGTTGAATCATTTGCACGTATAAAGGTAGTAGGTATTGGAGGTTCCGGAAAAAATGCTGTTAACCATATGATTAACTCTAAGGTTAAGGGTGTAGAATTCGTTGCTATCAACACCGATGCTCAAGACCTCCACAACTCTCTCGCAAAACGAAAGATCCACATTGGAAAAAATGTAACTCGAGGACTTGGTGCCGGTATGAACCCTGAGCTTGGAAAACGAGCTGCAGAAGAAACTAAAGAAGAGATCCAAGAAGCACTTAAGGGTGCTGATATGATCTTCCTTGCTGGAGGAAAAGGAGGAGGTACTGGAACAGGTGCTATGCCAGTGGTAGCAAAGGTAGCAAAAGAAATGGGAGCACTTACTGTTGCAGTGGTTACAAAGCCTTTCTTCTTTGAAGGACAGCAGCGAATGCGATTTGCAGAACAAGGTATTGAAGAACTCAAGAAATCAGTGGATGCTATTATCATCATCCCTAACGACAGAATTCTAAATACCATTGCGAAAGACACTACAGCAAAGCAAGCATTCATGCTCTGTGATGAAATCCTAAAGCAAGCGGTAGAAGGTATTTCTGATCTTATTACAACTCCTGGAGTTATCAACGTAGACTTCGCCGACATCCGAGCAATTCTCGACAATGCAGGTTCTGCTCTTATGGGTATCGGAATGGCTAGTGGTGAAAAGCGCGCAGAAGAAGCAGCAAAGGGAGCAATCAATTCTCCACTTCTCGATCTTTCAATCCACGGTGCGAAAGGAGTTCTCTTCTCAATTGCAGGTGGTGACGATCTAACAATGTTTGAAATTCAGGATGCAGCTAAGATCATTACAGAATCTGTTGATCCAAATGCAAAGATTATTTTCGGTACAGTTCGAGATGAAAAGCTCAAGAAAAATGAACTTAAAGTAACTGTTATTGCTTCAGGTTTCCCAGAAGCAGGACGACGAGGAGTATTTCAAGAAACTGTAATACCTGCTCAGCGTGAAGTTCCTGTTTCAGAACCTGTAGTAGAACGAGTTCCTGAACGACAAGTTATTCCTCCAGCTCAAGAGCGAGGACGAATCTACAACAGTGTAACTCCAAATCCAATTAACCCAGTTAATAAGGATATGCGAGAAGCTCCAAAACCTGTTGATGAAAAGAAAAATAACGACGATGATGACTGGGGTGCAATTCCCGCTTTCCTCCGAAGATCAAAGATTAAATAA
- the ftsA gene encoding cell division protein FtsA, producing MARNITVGIDVGTHHVKVVVAELVRGKEKPFPKIIGTGISETKGLRHGYVMSAADAAKSIRQAVRQAEKASGIEIKRAFVSIGGLGVNGTIAQSSVIVSRGDSEITDLDVKKALEACENELPNSLSMNRKIIHSIPVSYKIDGRVVLGRPQGMRGMKLESRTLFITCLEQHLNDLIQVLGDIGIEVDDVMASPLASSLVALSKTQKIAGCILANIGSETVSLVVFENNIPISLEVFPLGSVDITHDIALGLKVSLEEAEALKTGVATNVNYSKKKLEEIIDARLSDIFELIETHLKKIGRNGLLPAGIIMTGGGSGVESIEELARLSLKLPAKIGQVSFDGDTRGLKNNTWSVAYGLCILGFTQGDEPSLGIKIAVNTKNSFLAWIKQFLP from the coding sequence GTGGCTCGCAATATTACAGTAGGCATAGACGTAGGCACACATCATGTAAAAGTGGTGGTTGCGGAGCTTGTTCGTGGAAAAGAAAAACCATTTCCTAAAATTATTGGTACAGGTATTTCTGAAACAAAAGGATTACGTCACGGCTACGTGATGAGTGCAGCTGATGCAGCAAAAAGTATTCGACAAGCTGTGCGACAAGCAGAAAAAGCATCTGGAATAGAAATCAAACGAGCGTTTGTATCTATTGGTGGACTTGGAGTAAATGGCACTATCGCACAAAGCTCTGTAATAGTTTCTCGAGGTGACTCAGAGATTACTGACCTTGATGTAAAGAAGGCTTTAGAAGCGTGTGAAAATGAACTTCCCAATTCCCTTTCAATGAATAGAAAGATTATTCATTCTATTCCTGTTTCATACAAAATAGATGGACGAGTTGTATTGGGCCGACCTCAAGGAATGCGTGGTATGAAGCTTGAGTCGCGAACGCTTTTTATTACTTGTCTTGAGCAACATCTAAATGATCTTATTCAAGTTCTTGGAGATATTGGAATCGAAGTTGATGATGTTATGGCGAGTCCACTTGCATCAAGTCTTGTTGCCCTTTCAAAAACTCAAAAAATAGCTGGATGTATCTTAGCAAACATTGGATCAGAAACAGTATCACTTGTCGTCTTTGAAAATAACATTCCAATATCTCTTGAAGTATTTCCTCTCGGTTCTGTAGATATTACTCATGACATTGCACTTGGTCTTAAAGTTTCATTAGAAGAAGCAGAGGCATTAAAAACCGGAGTTGCTACAAATGTAAATTATTCTAAAAAGAAACTAGAAGAAATTATTGATGCACGACTCAGTGATATTTTTGAACTTATTGAAACACATTTAAAAAAGATTGGTCGCAATGGATTATTGCCAGCAGGAATTATTATGACGGGTGGTGGCTCAGGTGTAGAAAGCATCGAAGAACTCGCACGACTTTCACTTAAGCTTCCAGCAAAGATTGGCCAAGTGTCTTTCGATGGAGATACTCGTGGACTCAAAAATAATACCTGGTCTGTTGCTTATGGATTGTGCATCCTTGGATTTACTCAAGGAGATGAGCCTTCTCTTGGAATTAAGATTGCCGTAAATACAAAAAATAGTTTTCTCGCGTGGATTAAGCAGTTTTTACCATAA
- a CDS encoding PsbP-related protein: MDSSINRKGMVRGMFYGFFVGLLMSAVASQISGVLAFITLIVITAAGTMIGARTKKFELADTVNMERLTTQEKVLTWVFNFLVSPIIVGAVLYFMWHKTHPAKAKQANRISFIAMFILLAIGFTFQFYAKPLLVEKALENRGFSVQQSDNLENSFTDQEDKYEITFPQDWTQINGGGYDVAAYDTRNEDTIIGVQIMDLPVNFTTTEGEFVNSLKNDPKRYENSLRSTFPDAQFIESYVVKVDGRDAYYVKLNATTEKGMKATISNYIFDYNLKIFQIISVSSEKNFPLVENSIKDTVQSVKFLK; this comes from the coding sequence ATGGATTCATCAATAAATAGAAAAGGAATGGTACGAGGAATGTTTTATGGATTTTTTGTGGGGTTACTCATGAGTGCTGTTGCTTCACAAATCTCTGGAGTTTTAGCATTCATAACACTCATTGTAATTACTGCTGCGGGAACAATGATAGGAGCTCGAACAAAAAAGTTTGAGTTGGCTGATACCGTAAATATGGAGCGATTAACCACCCAGGAGAAAGTACTTACTTGGGTTTTTAATTTCCTCGTAAGTCCTATTATCGTTGGTGCTGTATTGTATTTCATGTGGCATAAGACACATCCTGCTAAAGCTAAACAAGCAAATAGAATTTCATTCATTGCAATGTTTATCCTGCTTGCAATTGGCTTTACGTTTCAATTTTATGCAAAACCGCTTCTTGTAGAAAAAGCACTTGAAAACAGAGGATTTTCAGTACAGCAGTCAGATAACTTAGAAAACTCTTTTACAGATCAAGAAGATAAATACGAAATTACATTTCCACAAGATTGGACTCAAATTAATGGAGGTGGTTATGATGTTGCAGCATATGACACTCGAAATGAAGACACTATTATTGGAGTTCAAATTATGGATTTGCCCGTGAATTTTACAACTACAGAGGGAGAATTTGTAAATTCTCTAAAGAATGATCCTAAAAGATATGAGAACAGTTTGAGAAGTACTTTTCCAGATGCTCAGTTTATTGAAAGCTATGTAGTTAAAGTAGACGGACGAGATGCATACTATGTAAAGTTGAATGCAACAACTGAAAAGGGAATGAAAGCGACAATAAGTAATTATATCTTTGATTATAATCTAAAGATTTTTCAAATCATTTCTGTTTCAAGTGAAAAGAACTTCCCACTGGTAGAGAACAGCATTAAAGATACGGTTCAGTCTGTTAAGTTTCTAAAGTAG
- a CDS encoding NUDIX domain-containing protein: MNEEQCAGGIIFNPSHEVLVVCNKGLTWSFPKGHIENGEDIVTAAFREIKEETGLDKADLTLIKSVPSYSRPTFDPERGYDHDRNKTIHLFIFKASRTDVKPIDPDNTDARWVEPRVAEYILSNPGDILVFKKALSELPEIFS; encoded by the coding sequence ATGAACGAAGAACAGTGCGCAGGTGGAATAATATTTAATCCCTCACACGAGGTATTAGTGGTCTGCAACAAAGGCCTTACCTGGTCGTTCCCTAAAGGTCATATTGAAAACGGAGAAGATATTGTGACTGCGGCATTCCGTGAAATAAAAGAAGAAACTGGGTTAGACAAAGCCGATCTTACACTTATTAAATCTGTCCCTTCCTATTCCCGCCCAACATTTGATCCTGAACGAGGCTATGACCATGATCGCAATAAAACGATCCATCTATTTATTTTTAAAGCTTCACGAACTGATGTGAAACCTATCGACCCAGATAATACGGATGCTCGCTGGGTTGAACCTCGTGTTGCTGAATATATATTAAGTAATCCAGGAGATATCTTAGTTTTCAAAAAGGCTCTGAGTGAGTTGCCTGAAATCTTTTCATAG
- a CDS encoding FAD-dependent oxidoreductase, whose translation MTYDLAIIGGGPAGVAAGVYAARKRLKTVLITNDFQNQSSVSEHIQNWIGTISISGTDLSKNFEAHLEAYKGDVLDIKKGHWTNSVVKEGNEFVITTDKETFRAKTVLTTVGSRRRKLEVPGAEEFDNKGLTYCASCDGPLFADMDVVVLGGGNAAFESAAQLLAYCKSVTLLTRNEFRADQITVDALLKNPKFKAITHTDILEVKGDKFVNGIVYKNRNTGETISLPVSGIFVEIGLLPNTDLMKGVVNLDTYGHIVVDPRTQRTSVEGIWAAGDCTDGIYHQNNIAAGDAVKALEDIYIYLHLKR comes from the coding sequence ATGACATACGATCTCGCAATCATTGGAGGAGGACCAGCTGGAGTAGCTGCAGGTGTTTATGCTGCTCGAAAGCGCCTTAAGACCGTGCTCATTACCAATGACTTCCAAAATCAAAGTTCTGTTTCAGAGCATATTCAAAATTGGATTGGAACTATTTCTATTTCTGGAACTGATCTTTCAAAAAACTTTGAAGCACATCTTGAAGCCTACAAGGGAGATGTTTTAGATATCAAAAAAGGTCATTGGACCAACTCAGTAGTTAAAGAAGGAAATGAGTTTGTAATCACCACAGATAAAGAAACCTTCCGAGCAAAAACTGTGCTTACTACCGTAGGAAGTCGAAGACGAAAACTTGAAGTTCCTGGTGCAGAAGAATTTGATAATAAAGGTCTTACCTATTGTGCATCATGTGATGGTCCCCTTTTTGCTGATATGGATGTGGTAGTGCTTGGCGGAGGAAACGCAGCATTTGAATCTGCAGCTCAGCTTTTGGCATACTGCAAATCAGTAACCCTTCTTACTCGTAATGAATTTCGCGCAGATCAAATTACTGTTGATGCTCTTCTCAAGAATCCAAAATTCAAAGCTATTACCCATACTGATATTCTCGAAGTTAAGGGTGACAAGTTTGTAAATGGCATTGTGTATAAAAACAGAAATACTGGCGAGACTATTTCACTTCCTGTTTCCGGAATCTTTGTGGAAATCGGATTACTTCCAAATACTGATCTCATGAAAGGTGTGGTAAATCTTGATACCTACGGACACATTGTTGTAGATCCTCGCACTCAGCGAACTTCTGTTGAAGGAATCTGGGCAGCTGGAGATTGTACCGATGGTATCTATCATCAAAATAATATTGCGGCAGGAGATGCAGTGAAGGCTCTCGAAGATATTTATATCTATCTTCATCTCAAACGATAA
- a CDS encoding PQQ-dependent sugar dehydrogenase gives MNSLLKVALLSLSAMIVSTVVLPTPVSAVEIPAGFQIETLAAGLDKPTTMAFTPDGRVFIAEKEGKVKVYKNGAILATPLITLTDINSVSDHGILGIAVDPQFATNGYVYLSYTYEPNPADIWAQKTARIVRIKVIGDVASESSKVVIVGKVSGTAAQPSCDYFPIDADCMPSDSPSHSAGGLRFGPDGKLYATIGDGAGFESVDPRALKSQNIDNLAGKVLRINTDGTAPTDNPFYNGNVNANRSKVFAYGFRNSFRFNFRPTTGALYAGEVGWKLFEEINVVKRGSNYGWPCREGFIKQDEYNCPVTGYTDPLFALDHSPGTAAITGGSFPTQNVYPTEYMQNYFFADVTGNAMYRMVVNPNDTLVSVEKFFDNAMGPVDIITGPDGKIYYLTIYDGKLRRLSYSTANRAPIAKITATPLTGAAPLVVNFSSTGSSDPDGNPLTYVWNFGDGTNSTLANPAHTYAANGNYTASLTVNDGKGGTNTQELVIRVAPSDANNIVPKHVKTVVSPVPTYIGGDAIITTTVSNSGAANPMIVDIEVYNTAGELVAQKVLEDVTIPTNGTKDFVFTWFPDNIGDYRVTVGLFQKNWAGLYEWTNEALKFNVQNRAPVTPPTQTPFKLELGNVVVTPIPGKAGEPVAINVDVRNSGGVGTGLVDIEVYKDGVQVGQKFTDNVLFAQNELQHFTYNFTPATAGTYKVSVGLFNQNWQGAFSWNADVFDIAVTTGTVTPPPASSTYVFENALAAGWENWSWDTTASFTDKIAVTHNSVWAGFFLHSNGFSTIGKNTLHFEITGQAADSAAMQVLVYGENGNVIATKGLSGNKVYDIALTELNAANKLITGIAFQGQTGVKPKPFTLDNISFK, from the coding sequence ATGAATTCATTATTAAAAGTAGCATTGCTCTCATTGAGTGCAATGATTGTTAGTACGGTTGTTCTTCCAACACCTGTATCAGCAGTCGAAATTCCTGCTGGATTTCAGATCGAGACCTTAGCAGCCGGCCTTGATAAACCCACAACCATGGCCTTCACTCCAGATGGACGTGTATTTATTGCTGAAAAGGAGGGGAAAGTGAAAGTGTATAAAAATGGAGCAATTCTAGCCACTCCACTTATTACTCTTACTGATATCAACTCTGTGAGTGATCACGGAATTTTGGGAATTGCAGTTGATCCACAGTTTGCAACAAATGGATATGTATATCTCTCATATACCTATGAACCAAATCCTGCAGATATCTGGGCACAAAAGACAGCTCGAATTGTGCGAATTAAAGTTATTGGTGATGTTGCTTCAGAATCAAGTAAAGTAGTTATTGTTGGAAAAGTGAGTGGTACTGCTGCTCAGCCTTCATGTGATTATTTTCCAATTGATGCCGATTGTATGCCCTCTGATTCTCCAAGTCATAGTGCAGGAGGACTTCGATTTGGTCCTGATGGAAAACTCTATGCAACTATCGGTGACGGAGCCGGTTTTGAAAGTGTTGATCCACGCGCATTGAAATCTCAGAATATTGATAACCTTGCTGGAAAAGTTTTGAGAATTAATACTGATGGAACAGCTCCTACTGACAATCCATTTTATAATGGTAATGTAAATGCAAACCGCTCAAAGGTATTTGCGTACGGATTTAGAAATTCATTCCGATTTAACTTCCGACCAACAACTGGCGCTCTCTACGCTGGTGAAGTGGGATGGAAACTCTTTGAAGAAATTAACGTTGTTAAGCGAGGCTCCAACTATGGATGGCCATGCCGAGAAGGATTCATAAAGCAGGATGAATACAATTGTCCTGTAACTGGATACACTGATCCATTGTTTGCTCTTGATCACAGTCCAGGAACTGCCGCAATTACAGGAGGATCATTCCCAACACAGAATGTATATCCAACTGAATACATGCAAAATTACTTTTTTGCTGATGTAACTGGAAATGCTATGTATCGAATGGTTGTAAATCCAAATGATACGTTGGTATCTGTAGAAAAGTTTTTTGACAATGCTATGGGACCTGTAGATATAATCACTGGCCCAGATGGAAAAATTTACTATCTAACTATTTATGACGGAAAGCTTCGAAGACTCAGTTATTCAACAGCAAACCGAGCTCCAATAGCAAAGATCACCGCTACTCCACTTACAGGTGCAGCACCGCTCGTTGTAAATTTTTCAAGTACTGGATCATCAGATCCTGATGGAAATCCATTGACCTATGTATGGAACTTTGGTGATGGAACAAATTCTACTTTAGCAAATCCTGCACATACCTATGCTGCAAACGGAAACTATACTGCAAGTCTTACGGTAAATGATGGAAAGGGTGGAACAAATACTCAAGAATTAGTTATTCGAGTAGCTCCTTCTGATGCAAATAATATTGTACCAAAGCATGTAAAGACTGTTGTTAGTCCTGTGCCTACCTATATTGGTGGTGATGCAATAATTACAACAACTGTTTCAAACTCAGGAGCAGCCAATCCTATGATAGTTGATATCGAAGTCTACAATACTGCAGGAGAACTAGTAGCTCAAAAAGTACTTGAAGATGTCACAATTCCAACTAATGGAACTAAAGATTTTGTCTTCACATGGTTCCCAGACAATATTGGAGACTATCGTGTAACTGTTGGATTATTCCAAAAGAACTGGGCAGGACTTTATGAATGGACAAATGAGGCTTTGAAATTTAATGTTCAAAATCGAGCCCCAGTGACTCCACCAACTCAAACTCCATTTAAGCTTGAGCTAGGAAATGTTGTTGTGACTCCAATTCCTGGAAAAGCAGGTGAGCCCGTTGCAATTAATGTTGATGTTAGAAATTCTGGTGGGGTAGGAACAGGTCTTGTAGATATTGAAGTATATAAAGATGGAGTACAGGTTGGTCAGAAATTTACTGATAACGTACTCTTTGCTCAGAATGAACTTCAGCACTTTACCTACAATTTTACACCTGCAACAGCTGGTACCTATAAAGTATCAGTGGGACTCTTCAATCAAAATTGGCAAGGTGCGTTCTCATGGAATGCTGATGTCTTTGATATTGCTGTAACCACCGGAACAGTAACTCCACCACCTGCATCAAGTACCTATGTATTTGAAAATGCATTGGCAGCTGGATGGGAAAACTGGTCATGGGATACTACTGCATCATTCACTGATAAGATTGCCGTAACTCACAACTCTGTATGGGCCGGATTTTTCCTCCATAGCAATGGATTCAGTACTATTGGAAAAAATACTCTCCATTTTGAAATTACTGGACAGGCAGCTGATTCTGCTGCAATGCAGGTTCTCGTATACGGTGAAAATGGAAATGTGATTGCGACAAAGGGATTGAGTGGAAACAAAGTATATGACATTGCTCTTACTGAACTTAATGCAGCAAACAAATTAATTACTGGAATTGCTTTCCAAGGTCAAACCGGAGTGAAGCCAAAGCCATTTACTCTCGACAACATTAGTTTCAAATAA